The following proteins are encoded in a genomic region of Alphaproteobacteria bacterium:
- a CDS encoding ABC transporter permease subunit, with the protein MKWILRAGLLAVFAFFVLGPIGNLMIWSVAEQWFWPNRLPSQWGFRFWEVVFRPTGRAMESLWLSIWIALLTTATCLIVSVPAGYALARGKLPWRPIVMLIFLLPQAFPNLPVYINIARIFFEYDLNGTVAGVVMVHAVHGLVFSVWIATAAFAAIDPELEQAARNIGASGPRTFFEVTLPLALPGIVASAIFVFLESLDEFTGSYFVGAPEIRTLPLMLYSASAGGNIQIAAISALILLVPSILFMLLVERFLKGEVLAKMGR; encoded by the coding sequence ATGAAATGGATTTTGCGCGCCGGTCTGCTCGCGGTCTTCGCCTTTTTCGTGCTGGGGCCGATCGGCAATTTGATGATTTGGTCGGTGGCCGAACAATGGTTCTGGCCCAACCGCCTGCCGTCGCAATGGGGCTTCCGCTTCTGGGAAGTGGTGTTCCGCCCGACCGGCCGCGCGATGGAATCGCTGTGGCTGTCGATCTGGATCGCGCTGCTGACGACGGCGACGTGCCTTATCGTGTCGGTGCCGGCGGGCTACGCGCTCGCGCGGGGGAAATTGCCGTGGCGGCCGATCGTGATGCTGATCTTCCTGCTGCCGCAGGCCTTCCCGAATCTGCCGGTCTATATCAACATCGCGCGCATCTTCTTCGAATACGACCTCAACGGCACGGTCGCGGGCGTGGTGATGGTCCACGCGGTGCACGGGCTCGTGTTTTCGGTGTGGATCGCGACGGCGGCGTTCGCGGCGATCGATCCCGAGCTTGAGCAAGCCGCGCGCAATATCGGGGCGTCGGGCCCGCGCACCTTCTTCGAAGTGACGCTGCCGCTGGCGCTGCCCGGCATCGTGGCGAGCGCGATTTTCGTGTTCCTCGAATCGCTCGACGAATTCACCGGCAGCTATTTCGTCGGCGCGCCGGAAATCCGGACCTTGCCGCTGATGCTTTATTCGGCGAGCGCGGGCGGCAATATCCAGATCGCGGCGATCTCGGCCCTCATCCTTCTGGTCCCGTCGATCCTGTTCATGCTGCTGGTCGAGCGGTTCCTGAAGGGTGAGGTTCTGGCCAAGATGGGGCGTTAG
- a CDS encoding FAD-dependent oxidoreductase: MTRTKLSRRAFTGSLLATSALSACAVQTAPAKAHVVVIGGGFGGATAAKFIRLEDPGIAVTLIEPKSEFVTCPFSNYVIAGFKQIGEITHTYNALTGTHGVRHVRDIAVAIDPATKTVRTGSGQSIRYDKLVVSPGIDIRWGAIEGYTEAAAEILPHAWQGGAQTLLLRRQLEAMPDGGVVALALPGNPYRCPPGPYERISVIAHYLKTTKPRSKILALDAKDAFSKQPLFQDGWNALYPGLIEWVPLNKDGRITQVIAGERTLVSEFGQRHRAAVINVVPPQFAGKIARDAGLANPDGGSAGWCPVDPITFESTRIKDIHVIGDASIAGAMPKSGFAANSQGKFVAKAIAAALNGRPAFAPVYANTCYSLLSPDYGISVADIYRATPQGIVAVQGAGGVSPRTPADAAAFRKLEASYTQGWYSSATREIWGT, from the coding sequence ATGACCCGCACGAAACTCTCGCGCCGCGCCTTCACCGGCTCGCTGCTCGCCACCTCCGCCCTGTCGGCCTGCGCCGTGCAGACCGCCCCGGCCAAGGCCCATGTCGTCGTGATCGGCGGCGGCTTCGGCGGCGCCACCGCCGCCAAGTTCATCCGCCTGGAAGATCCCGGCATCGCGGTCACGCTGATCGAACCGAAATCCGAGTTCGTCACCTGCCCGTTCTCGAACTACGTCATCGCCGGGTTCAAACAGATCGGCGAGATCACGCACACCTACAACGCGCTGACCGGCACGCATGGCGTGCGCCATGTGCGCGACATCGCCGTCGCCATCGATCCCGCGACCAAAACGGTGCGCACGGGTTCCGGCCAGTCGATCCGCTACGACAAGCTGGTCGTGTCGCCGGGCATCGATATCCGCTGGGGTGCGATCGAAGGCTACACCGAAGCCGCCGCCGAGATTCTGCCGCATGCGTGGCAGGGCGGCGCGCAGACGCTGCTGCTGCGCCGTCAGCTCGAAGCCATGCCGGACGGCGGCGTGGTGGCGCTGGCGTTGCCCGGCAACCCCTATCGCTGCCCGCCGGGCCCGTATGAGCGCATCTCGGTCATCGCGCATTATCTGAAGACGACCAAGCCGCGCTCGAAGATCCTGGCGCTCGACGCGAAGGACGCGTTCTCCAAGCAGCCGCTGTTCCAGGACGGCTGGAACGCGCTGTATCCCGGCCTGATCGAATGGGTGCCGCTCAATAAGGACGGGCGCATCACCCAAGTGATCGCGGGCGAGCGCACGCTGGTCTCCGAATTCGGTCAGCGCCATCGCGCGGCCGTCATCAACGTCGTGCCGCCGCAATTCGCCGGCAAGATCGCGCGCGATGCGGGCCTCGCCAATCCCGACGGCGGCAGTGCCGGCTGGTGCCCGGTCGATCCGATCACCTTCGAATCGACGCGCATCAAGGACATCCATGTGATCGGCGACGCGTCGATCGCGGGCGCCATGCCGAAATCGGGCTTCGCCGCGAACAGCCAAGGCAAGTTCGTCGCCAAGGCGATCGCGGCGGCGTTGAACGGCCGTCCGGCGTTCGCGCCCGTCTACGCCAATACCTGCTATTCGCTGCTGTCGCCCGATTACGGCATCTCGGTCGCGGATATCTATCGCGCCACGCCGCAAGGCATCGTCGCGGTGCAGGGGGCTGGCGGCGTTTCCCCGCGCACGCCGGCGGATGCGGCCGCTTTCCGCAAGCTGGAGGCAAGCTATACGCAGGGCTGGTACTCCAGCGCCACGCGCGAAATCTGGGGGACCTAA
- a CDS encoding amino acid ABC transporter substrate-binding protein: MLRRFAASAALMLCFAGAVSAQQLTPSPTLDAIKARGHLECGVHLGLPGFSFADDKGVWQGIDVDFCKALAAAVLGDATKVKYTPTSVQQRWPILQSGQVDLLSRNTTITFSRNASLGVNFLGINFYEGQTFIVRKKANITKADEMDGATVCVAAGSTEEKQATDWFAERGKKVTIVNFQRNDDAIAAYDAERCDAYTAGFGALAGQRSKLKAPDDHVILTQLISNDPQGPTVRYGDERYQAVVRWVLNGMIAAEHFGITSKNVDEMRRSSTNGEVRRILGVEGNFGQMLGLSNDWLYNAIKQVGNYGESYERTVGMDSPLKLPRGPNQLWTKGGLLFTSPFQ, encoded by the coding sequence ATGCTTCGTCGTTTCGCGGCATCCGCCGCGCTTATGCTTTGCTTCGCCGGTGCGGTTTCCGCCCAGCAATTGACGCCGAGCCCCACGCTCGACGCCATCAAGGCCCGCGGCCATCTGGAATGCGGCGTCCATCTGGGCCTGCCCGGCTTCTCCTTCGCCGACGACAAGGGCGTGTGGCAGGGCATCGACGTCGATTTCTGCAAGGCGCTGGCCGCCGCGGTTCTGGGCGACGCCACCAAGGTCAAGTACACGCCGACCTCGGTCCAGCAGCGTTGGCCGATCCTGCAATCGGGTCAGGTCGATCTGCTGTCGCGCAACACGACGATCACCTTCTCGCGCAACGCCTCGCTGGGCGTGAACTTCCTGGGCATCAACTTCTACGAAGGCCAGACGTTCATTGTCCGCAAGAAGGCGAACATCACCAAGGCCGACGAGATGGACGGCGCCACGGTTTGCGTCGCCGCCGGTTCGACCGAAGAAAAGCAAGCGACCGATTGGTTCGCCGAGCGCGGCAAGAAGGTGACGATCGTCAACTTCCAGCGCAACGACGACGCCATCGCCGCCTACGACGCCGAGCGTTGCGACGCCTACACCGCCGGCTTCGGCGCGCTGGCGGGGCAACGTTCCAAGCTGAAGGCGCCGGACGATCACGTCATCCTGACGCAGCTGATCTCCAACGATCCGCAAGGCCCGACCGTGCGCTACGGCGACGAGCGCTATCAGGCGGTCGTGCGCTGGGTGCTCAACGGCATGATCGCCGCCGAGCATTTCGGCATCACGTCGAAGAACGTCGACGAAATGCGCCGCTCCTCGACCAACGGCGAAGTCCGCCGCATCCTGGGCGTGGAAGGCAATTTCGGCCAGATGCTGGGCCTGTCGAACGACTGGCTCTACAACGCGATCAAGCAGGTCGGTAACTACGGCGAAAGCTACGAGCGCACGGTGGGCATGGATTCGCCCCTGAAGCTGCCCCGCGGTCCCAACCAGTTGTGGACCAAGGGCGGATTGCTGTTCACCTCGCCGTTCCAATGA
- a CDS encoding ABC transporter permease subunit (The N-terminal region of this protein, as described by TIGR01726, is a three transmembrane segment that identifies a subfamily of ABC transporter permease subunits, which specificities that include histidine, arginine, glutamine, glutamate, L-cystine (sic), the opines (in Agrobacterium) octopine and nopaline, etc.), with protein sequence MSPALRRWFYDARVRAWISQAAVAGAMFGTIWYFVANASENMVKAGIASGFDFLWRTSGIDVPFKIVDYTPQNNIVDLLWVGVANTLLVSLLGMALATILGFLIGIARLSKNFLLRSLATGFVEFVRNIPLLLFVFFWYFGVIRALPPPRDSFAAFDTFFLNNRGLYVPAPTEGHPFAAVSIAFAIGVVLFLALRVWAAKRQASTGKAFPIWAAGTALIVGVPLAAAIVVALTTSWNVPVRGGFNFRGGFVLVPEFVALLAALVTYTAGFIAEVVRGGILAVGKGQKEAAASLGLSPGQTLRLIVVPQALRVMVPPMTSQYLNLLKNSSFGAAIAYPEIVSVFMGSALNATGQAIEIIAITLAIYLIAGLAVSMFMNWYNSRIALVTR encoded by the coding sequence ATGAGCCCAGCGCTTCGGCGCTGGTTCTACGACGCCCGCGTCCGCGCCTGGATCTCCCAGGCCGCGGTCGCGGGCGCGATGTTTGGGACGATCTGGTATTTCGTCGCCAACGCGTCGGAGAATATGGTCAAAGCCGGCATCGCGTCCGGCTTCGACTTCCTCTGGCGCACGTCGGGCATCGACGTTCCCTTCAAGATCGTCGACTACACGCCGCAGAACAACATCGTCGACCTGCTGTGGGTCGGCGTGGCCAATACGCTGCTGGTCTCGCTGCTGGGGATGGCGCTCGCCACGATCCTCGGCTTCCTGATCGGCATCGCGCGGCTTTCGAAGAATTTCCTGCTGCGCAGCCTCGCGACCGGCTTCGTCGAGTTCGTGCGCAACATCCCGCTGCTGCTGTTCGTCTTCTTCTGGTATTTCGGCGTCATTCGCGCGCTGCCGCCGCCGCGCGATTCCTTCGCCGCCTTCGACACCTTCTTCCTGAATAATCGCGGGCTTTACGTGCCCGCCCCGACCGAAGGCCATCCTTTCGCCGCCGTGTCGATTGCGTTCGCGATCGGCGTCGTCTTGTTCCTGGCCTTGCGCGTTTGGGCCGCCAAACGCCAAGCATCGACCGGCAAGGCCTTCCCGATCTGGGCGGCGGGCACCGCGTTGATCGTCGGCGTGCCGCTCGCCGCCGCGATCGTCGTCGCGTTGACGACAAGCTGGAACGTGCCGGTGCGCGGCGGCTTCAATTTCCGCGGCGGCTTCGTATTGGTGCCGGAATTCGTGGCGCTGCTCGCGGCCCTCGTCACCTACACCGCCGGCTTCATCGCCGAAGTTGTGCGCGGCGGCATCCTGGCCGTCGGCAAGGGCCAGAAGGAAGCGGCCGCGTCGCTCGGCCTCTCGCCCGGCCAGACGCTGCGCTTGATCGTGGTGCCCCAGGCGCTGCGCGTGATGGTCCCGCCGATGACCAGCCAGTATCTGAACCTGCTGAAGAATTCGTCCTTTGGGGCTGCGATCGCCTATCCGGAAATCGTCAGCGTGTTCATGGGCTCGGCCCTCAACGCCACCGGCCAGGCGATCGAGATCATCGCGATCACGCTGGCGATCTATCTGATCGCTGGCTTGGCCGTGTCGATGTTCATGAACTGGTACAATTCGCGCATCGCCCTGGTGACGCGATGA
- a CDS encoding ABC transporter permease subunit, which translates to MGPTRGVSVLLIFPALAMALALFIYPLGYSLVGAFQDKAGVWTLGNFVRAWELYRLDTLFTVFIVGLSTFLIAVISVSIGGYLTLGNSPVAKKILDWLYRWPLFVPFIVAALCMRTFLGRNGMMNNAFVFLGFMDQESAQSFLDWRGIVITFVWKQTPFVTLMVAGAMAGLDRSTIDAARNLGASRLRVLLEIVVPQIRRTLAVGLILSFVTMMSVLSVPIMLSGQSPSMLTVNMAWRINSVGDYGTANALGFVSYLLTGLAAWFYLREAVRDKQQGLTR; encoded by the coding sequence ATGGGTCCCACACGCGGCGTTTCCGTTTTGCTGATCTTCCCGGCGCTCGCCATGGCGCTGGCGTTGTTCATCTATCCGTTGGGCTACTCGCTCGTCGGCGCGTTCCAGGACAAGGCCGGCGTCTGGACGCTCGGAAATTTCGTGCGCGCGTGGGAGCTTTACCGTCTCGACACGCTGTTCACCGTTTTCATCGTCGGCCTGTCGACCTTCCTGATCGCGGTGATTTCCGTGTCGATCGGCGGGTATCTCACACTCGGCAATTCGCCGGTCGCGAAAAAGATTCTCGATTGGCTCTATCGCTGGCCGCTCTTCGTGCCGTTCATCGTCGCCGCCTTGTGCATGCGCACGTTTCTCGGCCGCAACGGCATGATGAACAACGCGTTCGTGTTCCTGGGATTCATGGACCAGGAATCGGCGCAAAGCTTTCTCGACTGGCGCGGCATCGTCATCACTTTCGTGTGGAAGCAGACGCCGTTCGTGACGCTGATGGTCGCGGGCGCGATGGCGGGCCTCGACCGTTCGACGATCGACGCCGCGCGCAATCTCGGCGCTTCGCGTTTGCGCGTGCTGCTCGAAATCGTCGTGCCGCAGATCCGCCGCACGCTGGCGGTCGGCTTGATCCTGTCCTTCGTCACGATGATGTCGGTGCTGTCGGTGCCCATCATGTTGTCGGGCCAAAGCCCGTCGATGCTGACGGTCAATATGGCGTGGCGCATCAACTCGGTCGGCGATTACGGCACCGCGAACGCGCTGGGCTTCGTCTCGTATCTGCTGACCGGCCTCGCGGCGTGGTTCTATTTGCGCGAAGCCGTGCGCGACAAGCAGCAAGGGCTGACGCGATGA
- a CDS encoding ABC transporter ATP-binding protein yields MSARLEIDRVEAAYGGTRVLKGVSLDVAPGEFVALLGSSGCGKTTLLRCISGFVPVAGGAIRVGGRDITPMPPDKREMAMVFQSYALWPHMSVAQNIGYGLRLRKKSRAQIAARVAEMVAMLKLDGLGERNVTQLSGGQRQRVALGRALAVDPQILLLDEPLSNLDARIREDVRHEIKALQRRLGITTIHVTHDREEAMVMADRIVILDAGTIAQVGRPEEVYNRPASAFVASFMGANNAIRLDLARSGAKLRVAPGPHNREAELPYEGAIDGKVTAHFRSEAAKLSLAGDADPHGALALEGRIVQAAYPGGFWRYAVAVGDRQFMVDDERRVDVGVNARVVLPAEALHFFPAEGA; encoded by the coding sequence ATGTCCGCACGGTTGGAGATCGACCGGGTCGAGGCCGCTTATGGCGGCACGCGCGTATTGAAGGGCGTCAGCCTGGATGTCGCCCCCGGCGAGTTCGTCGCGTTGCTCGGTTCGTCGGGTTGCGGCAAGACGACATTGCTGCGCTGCATTTCGGGTTTCGTCCCGGTCGCGGGCGGCGCCATCCGCGTGGGCGGGCGGGATATCACGCCGATGCCGCCCGACAAGCGCGAAATGGCGATGGTGTTCCAAAGCTACGCGCTGTGGCCGCATATGAGCGTGGCGCAGAATATCGGCTACGGCTTGCGCTTGCGCAAAAAGTCGCGCGCGCAAATCGCCGCGCGCGTCGCCGAGATGGTGGCGATGCTGAAGCTCGACGGACTCGGCGAACGCAATGTCACCCAGCTTTCCGGCGGTCAGCGTCAGCGCGTCGCATTAGGTCGCGCGCTCGCCGTCGATCCGCAGATCCTGTTGCTGGACGAGCCGTTGTCCAATCTCGACGCGCGCATCCGCGAAGACGTGCGCCACGAGATCAAAGCGCTGCAACGGCGCCTGGGCATCACCACGATCCATGTGACCCATGATCGCGAGGAAGCGATGGTGATGGCCGACCGGATCGTCATCCTCGATGCCGGCACGATCGCCCAGGTCGGACGGCCGGAGGAAGTCTATAACCGCCCCGCATCGGCGTTCGTCGCGTCCTTCATGGGGGCGAACAACGCGATCCGCCTTGATCTTGCGCGCAGCGGCGCCAAGCTGCGCGTGGCGCCGGGACCGCATAATCGCGAAGCCGAATTGCCCTACGAAGGCGCCATCGACGGCAAGGTCACCGCGCATTTCCGCTCCGAGGCCGCGAAGCTGTCGCTGGCGGGCGATGCCGATCCGCACGGCGCCTTGGCGCTGGAAGGGCGCATCGTCCAGGCCGCCTATCCGGGCGGGTTCTGGCGCTACGCGGTCGCGGTGGGCGACCGGCAATTCATGGTCGACGACGAACGGCGCGTGGACGTGGGCGTGAACGCGCGCGTCGTTCTGCCCGCCGAAGCGCTGCACTTCTTCCCCGCGGAGGGAGCGTAA
- a CDS encoding extracellular solute-binding protein produces the protein MQRRTLIAAALAAGAVAATLPGAVNAQARNVTINVLTAGDQNMVDYITEFLGPQFEKANPGVRVRAVGTGPGDAGSQRIWERLEAQKRANAASVDVDVAIVHQKMAGQMVKDGLLSNYRGQVSTGNMATNAVTKNALGVNVDGYVMPMFNSQVAIAYNPARVANPPKTFDELVAWANANPKKFGHNGIRGGMSGVGFVFGWLYAYAPDQKKLIEGPYDDATVQALTPALQKLKAFNGVSTITPGNAGTLDALNRGEIDMGPVWMDMFYSWQGEGRLPPTLKLTLLETGLPGQPMYYVIPDKSPNADISRKFVELATSPVVQAKGIVERFNWLPGIDAQHVQSHLDAKLWERLFRDVPPDMLNKMGRPMPQADYFTKIQEQYEKVVLN, from the coding sequence ATGCAACGACGGACATTGATCGCGGCCGCCTTGGCGGCGGGTGCGGTCGCCGCGACGCTGCCGGGGGCGGTCAACGCCCAGGCGCGCAACGTCACGATCAACGTGCTGACGGCCGGCGACCAGAACATGGTCGACTACATCACCGAATTCCTGGGTCCCCAGTTCGAGAAGGCCAATCCCGGCGTGCGCGTGCGCGCGGTGGGGACGGGCCCCGGCGACGCGGGCTCGCAGCGCATCTGGGAGCGGCTTGAAGCGCAGAAGCGGGCGAACGCGGCGAGCGTCGACGTGGACGTCGCGATCGTCCACCAGAAGATGGCCGGCCAGATGGTGAAGGACGGCTTGCTGTCCAATTATCGCGGCCAGGTTTCGACCGGCAACATGGCGACCAACGCGGTCACCAAGAACGCGCTGGGCGTGAATGTCGACGGCTATGTGATGCCGATGTTCAACAGCCAGGTCGCCATCGCCTACAACCCGGCGCGCGTCGCCAACCCGCCCAAGACCTTCGACGAACTCGTCGCTTGGGCCAACGCCAATCCGAAGAAGTTCGGCCATAACGGCATTCGCGGCGGCATGTCCGGCGTGGGTTTCGTGTTCGGCTGGCTTTACGCTTACGCGCCCGATCAGAAGAAGCTGATCGAAGGCCCGTATGACGACGCGACCGTGCAGGCGCTGACGCCGGCGTTGCAGAAGCTGAAGGCGTTCAACGGCGTGTCGACGATCACGCCGGGCAATGCCGGTACGCTCGACGCGCTGAACCGCGGCGAGATCGATATGGGCCCGGTGTGGATGGACATGTTCTATTCCTGGCAGGGCGAAGGCCGCTTGCCGCCGACGCTGAAACTGACGCTGCTGGAAACCGGTCTGCCGGGCCAGCCGATGTACTACGTCATCCCCGACAAATCGCCGAACGCGGATATCTCGCGCAAATTCGTCGAACTCGCGACATCGCCGGTCGTTCAAGCTAAGGGCATCGTCGAGCGCTTCAACTGGCTGCCGGGCATCGACGCCCAGCATGTCCAGTCGCATCTCGACGCCAAGCTGTGGGAACGCCTGTTCCGCGACGTGCCGCCGGACATGCTGAACAAGATGGGCCGCCCGATGCCGCAGGCCGATTACTTCACCAAGATTCAAGAGCAATACGAAAAAGTGGTCTTGAACTGA